Below is a genomic region from Dehalogenimonas sp. THU2.
TGATTGATGAGACCCGCGGCATCGCAAGGGTGAGTACTGCTGTCCGGGGTGAGGCGGACCGCATCTGGAAACGCTTCATTTCCTCAGGCTGCGGCCGTGGCGCAACTTTCTACTCCGCCGCCGACGTTTCCAGTCCGCCGGTCGAATCATCGCTGACGATCGATCCCTTTCAAGTGTACCGCCTGATGCGCGCCTTTCAGGAACAGAGCGACGTGTTCAAGTCCACCGGCGGTACCCATGCGGCCGCACTGGCCTCCGGCAATACGATCGAACTTTTCTCCGAAGACATCGGCCGGCATAACGCGGTGGATAAGGTTTTCGGACGCTGCATCCTGGAAAACATCGAAACCAAAGATAAAATACTGTTGGTGACCGGGCGTATCTCATCGGAAATACTGCTCAAGGTGGCCCGCCGCGGCATACCAGCACTGATCTCAAAAAGCGCACCTACCGACTCTGGAGTGAAGCTGGCTGAAAAACTGGGGATCACCCTCATCGGTTTCGTACGAGGGCACCGAATGAATGTCTATGCCCATGCGGAGCGAATCGCGAGTCATGAGACATGAGTAATGAGGTAAATGGTGATGAATAACGACAGTATTGTGGCTAAGATCGACGCATTGAAAAAGGCTAAAGGCGCCGTCATCCTGGTCCACAACTACCAGTTGGGTGAGATACAGGACATCGCCGACTTCGTCGGAGATTCGCTGGAACTGTCGCAAAAAGCGGCGGCCACCAGGGCGAAGCTGATAGTCTTCTGCGGTGTTCACTTCATGGCCGAAACGGCGGCCATCATCGCTCCCGGCAGCAAGGTGGTGCTGCCCGACCTCCATGCCGGCTGTCCTATGGCTGATATGATCACCGCGGACGGACTCCGGCGCATGAAGGAACAATTGCCTGGGCGGCCGGTGGTTTGTTATGTCAACTCCACGGCTGAAGTCAAGGCCGAAAGCGACATCTGCTGCACCTCTGCCAACGCTGTGAAGGTAGTTGAAAGCCTGCCCGATGAAGAGGTCATATTTGTCCCCGACCAGTACCTGGGCTACTATGTGCAGCAGCAGACCGGCAAGCGCATCCATTTTTGGCCAGGATACTGTCCCACTCACGCCCGCATCCTGCCGGAACACATCCTGTCCTTGAAAGCCGAACACCCCGCCGCGATGGCCATGGTGCACCCGGAGTGCCGTCCGGAAGTCGCCGCCGTCGCTGACGCGGTGCTGTCCACCGGCGGCATGATCCGTTACGCCAAACAGCCGGAGATCAAGGAATTTATCGTCGGCACGGAAATGGGCATCATTCACCGGCT
It encodes:
- the fdhD gene encoding formate dehydrogenase accessory sulfurtransferase FdhD; the encoded protein is MENTVPLNIVRIAENSAVTVEDEVAREAALTIILNDTELVTMLCSPAEERCLTAGFLAAEGLIETVDDITSILIDETRGIARVSTAVRGEADRIWKRFISSGCGRGATFYSAADVSSPPVESSLTIDPFQVYRLMRAFQEQSDVFKSTGGTHAAALASGNTIELFSEDIGRHNAVDKVFGRCILENIETKDKILLVTGRISSEILLKVARRGIPALISKSAPTDSGVKLAEKLGITLIGFVRGHRMNVYAHAERIASHET
- the nadA gene encoding quinolinate synthase NadA — protein: MNNDSIVAKIDALKKAKGAVILVHNYQLGEIQDIADFVGDSLELSQKAAATRAKLIVFCGVHFMAETAAIIAPGSKVVLPDLHAGCPMADMITADGLRRMKEQLPGRPVVCYVNSTAEVKAESDICCTSANAVKVVESLPDEEVIFVPDQYLGYYVQQQTGKRIHFWPGYCPTHARILPEHILSLKAEHPAAMAMVHPECRPEVAAVADAVLSTGGMIRYAKQPEIKEFIVGTEMGIIHRLRKENPGKKFYPVSEQAVCPNMKLITLDKVLYSLETEAHEVTVSEEVAEKAKRAIERMLEIA